The Candidatus Neomarinimicrobiota bacterium DNA window CTTATTCCATAAACAGATATGGCCTCCATTCGTCAACTGGAGAATCAAGAAACTTTTGTAATGTATGAATTCTGTGAACTTTCCTTGGTTTATTCAGCAACCTCATCCCTGCTTGCTCAGGGGTTTTATTCCCTTTTTTGTTATTACATTTTACACAAGCTGTAACAAGATTTGTCCATGAGTCTTCCCCGCCAAGAACTTTTGGTATGACATGATCAATAGTCAGCTCAACTCCGGTAGCACCACAATATTGGCAGGTATACCTATCTCTCTTAAAAATATTTTCCTTACTTAGAACTGGCTCCCAATATTTAATATTAATATATCTCTGAATTCTTATAACACTTGGGACAGGAAATTCAGAGCTAACAGTATGAATAACACGATGGTCTACTGTCTTAACTATTGCAGCCTTCTGACTTACAACAAGAACAATAGCTCTTTTTACATTACAGATATGAATCGGTTCATACGACTGATTTAATACAAGAACTGCCCGATCTAAAATTCCCATCCCTTTTATAAAATCATCTTTATGAAGTTTTGATCAATCTCTAATTGCATGAAATCAAAGCTTACAATTTTCAAAGTATGATCAAAGCACCCCTTCCTAAGACATCCAACAATCTGTCCCTCACCTGGTAAATCGAATACAAATGTTGGAGCTGAGCAGGACCTGCATAGCTCTTTTTCATTTTTTAAAGATAGACTACAGTTGGGACAGTAAAATTCAACTATTTCACCATCGGGAACGTCAACTTCTGAAATGTGTTTATAACTACCAAACTCAGGATCTAA harbors:
- a CDS encoding HNH endonuclease; this encodes MGILDRAVLVLNQSYEPIHICNVKRAIVLVVSQKAAIVKTVDHRVIHTVSSEFPVPSVIRIQRYINIKYWEPVLSKENIFKRDRYTCQYCGATGVELTIDHVIPKVLGGEDSWTNLVTACVKCNNKKGNKTPEQAGMRLLNKPRKVHRIHTLQKFLDSPVDEWRPYLFME